In Niallia sp. FSL W8-0635, one genomic interval encodes:
- a CDS encoding AAA family ATPase: MRPLKLTMQAFGPYAHKEVIDFTVLGNRTMFVISGKTGSGKTTIFDGISYAIYGKASGEDRNGQELRSQFADDSLLTEVSFEFKLKEKRYLIIRSPQQEKKKERGDGFTTIGAKAELFTFDEDGKELLVASSVRDVDEKVKEIMQIDSNQFRQILMIPQGEFRRLLTSDSKEKENILQRLFHTEMYKRIEERLKEQAQGLKKEVEQKTLLRNNALTKIAAVFHKDLIALIEQGSDNDVAILPLLEQEIELMDEEIKKLQTKLEHKNKERDVIRQHLYEAESILKQMKLKEDLSARLKELESQKKDYTETETKIDLAQKAALLAQQEEICHHLKRQIDDSKAEEKLLRSTLETIQAQLIEAEQQYKEEVEKEEERKQLANYLVELKNMEKDVLQYAEVEGELLQLKQSMETHASQQETLQKQRKEKEITIQTYKERIKQLDGMKEMLLENKDKIRNLQSILERINDYMEVTDTSMKRKADAKTKKQMLDNVVKRLEDAKALVENLENKWITNQSVMLATSLKTDEACPVCGSVHHPDPATNLFHDDDFSEEDRKSAKKDLEMIEKEKTIAETAWLEANTQWKWLAEDAQNKLKKVIDIYPSFTEEDCSVVANTIQSQLQELSLEQKKLAMQTAEMEKIKQSLTDVEVQLQEVHAQLDKIAEGMAKTSIAYTEQNTTLKKMKETIPSDLRELSKYKKVWQESSLRLEKMEARFKFAQEKLQSTKEKWQKESVRLESLEKQIKQLSDNLQAEREIFLDRMAKQGFPTYRAYAESKLQDQEVEKLKAAVQAYREECRSVSDRLQDLEEALKDITVPNMEELQKQLSLIVEEASRFQQEHTNMLIKQKDNKEIQHQVVEINKKVKELENQFKLVGHLYDISRGQNSQRITFERYVLASFLDEILLQANSRLKKMTSGRYKLVRKSDRSKGNVQSGLELLVFDQYTGQERHVKTLSGGESFKAALSLALGLSDVVQNFAGGISLETMFIDEGFGTLDPESLDQAIETLMDIQNSGRLVGVISHVPELKDRMEVRLEVIAGQTGSTTRFEYIQ; this comes from the coding sequence ATGAGACCTTTAAAGCTTACCATGCAGGCGTTTGGACCTTATGCCCATAAAGAAGTCATTGATTTCACTGTTTTAGGGAATCGGACGATGTTTGTTATCTCTGGTAAAACAGGTTCAGGAAAAACAACGATTTTTGATGGAATTAGCTATGCCATTTACGGTAAAGCAAGTGGGGAAGATCGAAATGGTCAAGAATTAAGAAGTCAGTTTGCAGACGATTCTTTGTTAACAGAAGTTAGTTTTGAATTTAAATTAAAAGAAAAACGTTATTTAATTATCCGTTCTCCACAGCAAGAAAAGAAAAAAGAAAGAGGAGATGGATTTACGACAATTGGAGCGAAAGCGGAGCTCTTTACCTTTGATGAAGATGGGAAGGAATTACTCGTTGCCTCGTCGGTTCGTGATGTGGATGAAAAAGTGAAGGAAATCATGCAAATAGACAGCAATCAGTTCCGACAAATCCTCATGATTCCACAAGGGGAATTTCGCAGATTGCTTACCTCTGACAGTAAAGAAAAAGAAAATATCTTGCAGCGGTTATTCCATACAGAAATGTATAAACGTATAGAAGAGCGATTAAAGGAACAAGCACAAGGTCTAAAAAAAGAGGTCGAACAAAAGACATTATTACGCAACAATGCATTAACTAAGATAGCTGCAGTGTTTCATAAGGACTTAATAGCATTAATCGAACAAGGAAGCGACAATGATGTTGCTATTCTCCCGCTATTAGAACAAGAAATAGAGTTAATGGATGAAGAGATAAAAAAATTACAGACAAAGCTCGAACATAAAAATAAAGAACGGGATGTAATTAGACAGCATTTATATGAAGCAGAATCTATTTTAAAGCAAATGAAGCTAAAAGAAGATCTTTCTGCAAGGTTAAAAGAATTGGAAAGTCAAAAAAAGGATTACACAGAAACAGAAACGAAAATCGATTTGGCACAAAAAGCTGCTCTTCTTGCACAGCAAGAGGAAATTTGCCACCATTTAAAAAGACAAATCGATGATAGCAAAGCAGAAGAAAAGCTGCTTCGTTCTACTTTAGAAACGATTCAAGCACAGCTAATCGAAGCGGAACAACAATACAAGGAAGAAGTAGAAAAGGAAGAGGAACGCAAACAATTAGCTAATTACCTTGTTGAATTAAAAAACATGGAAAAGGATGTTCTCCAATATGCAGAGGTGGAAGGGGAGCTTCTCCAATTAAAACAATCCATGGAAACACATGCTTCCCAGCAAGAAACACTTCAAAAACAACGAAAAGAAAAAGAAATTACTATTCAAACATATAAAGAACGGATAAAGCAATTAGATGGAATGAAGGAAATGCTTCTAGAAAATAAAGACAAGATTCGAAATCTGCAATCCATATTAGAGCGAATAAACGATTATATGGAAGTGACGGATACTAGCATGAAACGGAAGGCTGATGCCAAAACAAAGAAACAGATGCTAGACAATGTAGTAAAAAGATTGGAAGATGCAAAAGCATTAGTAGAAAATCTGGAGAATAAGTGGATTACCAATCAATCGGTTATGTTGGCGACAAGCTTAAAGACTGATGAAGCTTGCCCAGTTTGCGGAAGTGTACATCACCCGGATCCTGCGACCAATTTATTTCATGACGATGATTTCTCAGAAGAGGATCGCAAAAGTGCAAAAAAAGATCTTGAAATGATAGAGAAGGAAAAAACGATAGCAGAAACTGCTTGGCTCGAAGCAAATACGCAATGGAAATGGTTAGCCGAGGATGCGCAGAATAAGCTGAAAAAGGTCATCGATATCTATCCTTCGTTTACGGAAGAGGATTGCTCGGTAGTAGCAAATACAATTCAAAGTCAACTACAGGAATTAAGCCTTGAACAAAAGAAATTAGCGATGCAAACAGCAGAGATGGAAAAAATAAAGCAATCGCTAACAGATGTTGAGGTGCAATTACAGGAAGTGCACGCACAGCTTGATAAAATAGCTGAAGGAATGGCAAAAACTTCTATTGCATATACAGAGCAAAACACGACGTTGAAAAAAATGAAAGAAACGATTCCATCTGATTTACGAGAATTATCTAAGTATAAAAAAGTATGGCAAGAAAGCTCTCTTCGATTAGAAAAAATGGAGGCTCGCTTTAAATTTGCACAAGAAAAGCTACAAAGTACAAAAGAAAAATGGCAAAAAGAGTCGGTTCGTTTAGAAAGTCTCGAAAAACAAATCAAACAGTTATCTGACAACTTACAGGCAGAGAGAGAGATTTTCCTAGATAGAATGGCAAAGCAAGGTTTTCCAACCTATCGAGCTTATGCAGAAAGTAAACTACAGGATCAAGAAGTGGAAAAGCTAAAAGCTGCTGTCCAAGCTTATCGAGAAGAGTGTCGTTCTGTTTCTGATCGATTACAGGATTTAGAAGAGGCGCTAAAGGATATAACTGTACCAAATATGGAGGAACTACAAAAACAGTTAAGCCTTATTGTGGAAGAAGCAAGTAGATTCCAACAAGAACATACGAATATGCTCATAAAGCAAAAAGATAACAAGGAAATTCAACATCAGGTAGTAGAAATAAATAAGAAAGTCAAAGAGTTAGAAAATCAATTTAAGCTTGTTGGGCATTTATATGATATTTCTAGAGGGCAAAACTCCCAAAGAATTACATTTGAACGTTATGTTCTCGCATCATTTTTAGATGAAATTTTACTTCAAGCAAATAGTAGACTGAAAAAAATGACGAGTGGAAGATATAAACTGGTCCGAAAAAGTGACCGGTCAAAAGGAAATGTGCAAAGTGGCTTAGAATTACTCGTATTCGATCAGTACACGGGACAAGAAAGACATGTTAAAACATTGTCAGGCGGAGAAAGTTTTAAAGCAGCACTATCATTGGCTTTAGGTCTAAGTGATGTGGTGCAAAATTTTGCTGGTGGTATCTCACTGGAAACAATGTTTATCGATGAAGGCTTCGGAACATTAGACCCAGAGTCATTAGATCAAGCAATTGAAACACTGATGGATATCCAAAACTCAGGACGATTAGTCGGCGTCATTTCCCATGTTCCTGAATTGAAAGACCGAATGGAAGTAAGGCTAGAGGTAATCGCTGGACAAACAGGAAGTACTACTCGCTTTGAATATATACAGTAA
- a CDS encoding M15 family metallopeptidase — MRKKRKKTGRAILIFLIFIFILLLYWKLNEPEPDYSNVPLPTELNPIVKEKKDTLVQKAGDIGIRIVITEDFRSVEEQNRLYEQGRTTEGSIVTNAKGGESYHNYGLAIDFALLDINGVVIWDMNYDGNGNSKSDWMEVVDIAKALGFQWGGDWVNFKDYPHFQMDFGLTIQDLQKGKRPE; from the coding sequence TTGCGGAAAAAAAGAAAGAAGACTGGGAGAGCTATTTTAATTTTTTTAATTTTTATCTTTATTCTTCTATTATATTGGAAACTAAATGAACCTGAGCCAGACTACAGTAATGTGCCATTGCCTACTGAATTGAATCCGATTGTAAAGGAGAAGAAAGATACTCTTGTACAAAAGGCTGGAGATATTGGAATTCGTATAGTGATTACAGAGGATTTTAGAAGTGTAGAAGAACAAAACCGTCTATATGAGCAAGGAAGAACGACAGAAGGTTCGATTGTAACCAATGCAAAGGGCGGCGAGTCTTATCATAATTATGGGCTAGCAATAGATTTTGCTCTATTAGATATTAATGGTGTAGTCATCTGGGATATGAATTATGATGGCAATGGAAATAGCAAAAGTGATTGGATGGAAGTCGTAGACATTGCAAAAGCTTTAGGCTTTCAATGGGGTGGGGACTGGGTTAACTTTAAGGATTATCCCCATTTTCAAATGGATTTTGGCCTAACCATTCAAGATTTACAAAAGGGAAAAAGACCAGAATAA